ATCCGTGCGGATGCGGCGGCACTCGACGGAAGACTGCCCATGGCTGCCGTCACACGCGCCTGGAGTCGGGCAGGAGACTGCGATGAATGCTGAGCGCGGCGCGCACGCCGTCGGCGGCGGCCGTGACCGCGAGGTGAGGATGCCCCGTGATGTCACCGGCAGCGTGCACGCCCCGAACGGTCGTTTCCTGGCCGCGGTCGACCTGGAGGTAGCCGTGGTCGTCGTATGCGCATGCGAGCTGGTCGGCGATGTCGCTGCGGGGGCGGGTCCCGACATCGAAGAAGATCGCGTCGAGCATGATCGGTTCGCCGCCGTCCGTGTCGACGTGCGAGACCCGGGGGCCCGTGCCGTGCACCATGGTCAGGCGTTCCGTGCGCAGTTGCACGTGCTCGGTTGTCAGCACGCTGAGCGCACTGTCGGTCAGGTCCGGCCGTGTGCCGTTCGTCAGCAGCATCACCTCGTCCGCCCAGGTCTGCAGGTAGAGTGCGAGGTTTGCGGCCGCGCGCTGCGCGCCGATCACGCCCACGCGGCAGCCGCTCACGGAGGGGCCATCGCAGTCAGGGCAGTGAAAGACGGAGGTGCCGTAATAGGCGTCCAGCCCGGGCACGGCGGGCAGCTCATCGATGAGCCCGTAGGCGAGAACGATCCGGCGCGCCTCGCAGCGGTCGCCGTTCTCCGTCTGGACGTGAAAGGCGTCGCGCGCGCCGCTGACGCGCGTAACCTTCTGCGAGACCCGGGTCGCGCCGGCACCGATCGCCTGCTCGTAGAGTCGGCGCCGGAGCTCGGTGGGCGTGGGGTCGACGAGCCCCGGGTAGCCGTGCACGGCCCACGCCTCCTCGTTGCGCGGCTCGGCACTGTCGTAGACAAGGACGCGGCGGCGGTAGCGGGCGAGCCAGAGGGCGGCGGACAGGCCTGCCATGCCGCCGCCCACGACGACGGCGTCCCACGTGGCGGCGTCAGCCATTCACTCCGGATGCGCCGTGGCCCGCCGTGGCCGTCGCGGGGATCTGCTCGGCGCGCGCGGGCAGCCAGACCCGGAACAGTGCGCCCTTGCCGACCTCGCTCTCCACCTCGATGCGCCCGCCGTGCGCCTCGACGACGTCGTTGGCAATCGCGAGTCCGAGGCCGGCGCCGGTGCTTCGCGCGGCTTCTCCGACCTGGTAATACTTGTCGAAGATG
This genomic stretch from Longimicrobiales bacterium harbors:
- a CDS encoding NAD(P)/FAD-dependent oxidoreductase; the protein is MADAATWDAVVVGGGMAGLSAALWLARYRRRVLVYDSAEPRNEEAWAVHGYPGLVDPTPTELRRRLYEQAIGAGATRVSQKVTRVSGARDAFHVQTENGDRCEARRIVLAYGLIDELPAVPGLDAYYGTSVFHCPDCDGPSVSGCRVGVIGAQRAAANLALYLQTWADEVMLLTNGTRPDLTDSALSVLTTEHVQLRTERLTMVHGTGPRVSHVDTDGGEPIMLDAIFFDVGTRPRSDIADQLACAYDDHGYLQVDRGQETTVRGVHAAGDITGHPHLAVTAAADGVRAALSIHRSLLPDSRRV